A part of Thermococcus sp. SY098 genomic DNA contains:
- a CDS encoding Lrp/AsnC family transcriptional regulator: protein MRAKIDKVDIQLINLLAKNSRLTYKELAEQLKTTRQRISRRLDKLEKMGVIKKYTIIPDFDRLGYVYVILGITLKPAAPVDEIIERLKDDQDIKIIERAIGSHNLVIHLVAPKDMKDIEKKIHEISKKIDGIDKMDITFITEIVKFEIL from the coding sequence ATGAGGGCTAAAATAGATAAGGTCGACATACAGCTTATCAACCTCTTGGCGAAAAATTCAAGACTTACATACAAAGAATTGGCGGAACAATTAAAAACAACACGACAGAGAATCTCCAGAAGATTGGATAAACTTGAAAAGATGGGAGTCATCAAGAAGTATACTATAATACCAGATTTTGACAGGTTGGGGTACGTTTATGTTATACTGGGCATTACCCTCAAACCCGCAGCCCCTGTTGATGAGATAATTGAGAGGCTGAAGGATGATCAGGACATTAAGATCATTGAAAGGGCTATTGGTTCTCACAACCTTGTGATCCATCTGGTTGCTCCTAAGGATATGAAGGATATTGAGAAGAAAATACATGAGATATCTAAGAAAATAGACGGGATTGACAAAATGGACATAACATTTATCACCGAGATCGTTAAGTTTGAGATACTTTAG
- a CDS encoding MazG nucleotide pyrophosphohydrolase domain-containing protein, producing MNKLQREVDKLIRELGGYWAPFEMLAALVEEVGELSDEMLKFENVKGNGKMENLKEEIGDVLFALLCIANYYGIDVENALLASISKYRNRDKLDGNNNS from the coding sequence ATGAACAAGCTGCAAAGAGAGGTTGATAAGTTAATTCGGGAGCTTGGTGGGTACTGGGCACCATTTGAGATGCTTGCAGCACTTGTTGAAGAAGTGGGGGAACTTTCTGACGAAATGCTCAAGTTTGAGAACGTAAAGGGAAATGGAAAAATGGAGAACCTGAAAGAGGAAATTGGAGACGTGCTGTTCGCTTTATTGTGCATAGCGAATTACTATGGTATAGATGTCGAAAATGCTCTTCTTGCATCCATATCAAAATATCGGAATCGCGATAAATTGGATGGCAATAACAATTCTTAA
- a CDS encoding metalloregulator ArsR/SmtB family transcription factor: MKIRDLIEKLNEKQKRTVKRCLQSCEIIDLDEDVGIETNEELLRFLKLISNPIRYKILKMVKNRWMCVCLISQALEEDQTLISHHLRSLKDMNLVYERREGKLKFYRTNLEEVKKYIKLLEAEFS; the protein is encoded by the coding sequence GTGAAGATTCGAGATCTCATCGAAAAGTTGAATGAAAAGCAGAAAAGAACAGTGAAAAGATGTCTTCAAAGCTGTGAAATAATAGATCTTGATGAGGATGTTGGCATTGAAACCAATGAGGAGCTTCTAAGATTCCTGAAGCTCATTTCAAACCCAATTCGATATAAAATTCTCAAAATGGTTAAAAACAGATGGATGTGTGTTTGTTTGATCTCCCAGGCTCTTGAGGAGGATCAAACTCTTATAAGCCACCACCTCCGCTCCCTTAAGGATATGAACCTTGTTTATGAGAGAAGGGAAGGAAAATTAAAGTTCTACAGAACAAATTTAGAAGAAGTCAAGAAGTACATTAAGCTCTTAGAGGCAGAGTTTAGCTGA
- a CDS encoding SDH family Clp fold serine proteinase yields MDPLSGFLGSLIWWLFFLYLLLWPQMQYRQLQLMRARLLQKLSRKRNSTVITMIHRQESIGLFGIPFYKFISIEDSEEILRAIRMAPKDKPIDLIIHTPGGLVLAATQIAKALKDHPAETRVIIPHYAMSGGTLIALAADKIIMDPHAVLGPVDPQLGQYPAPSIVRAVEKKGPEKVDDQTLILADVAEKAINQVRNFVYELLKDKYGEEKAKELAQILTEGRWTHDYPITVEEAQKLGLHVSTDVPEEVYELMQLYPQPMKQRGTVEFMPYPVRQEKK; encoded by the coding sequence TTGGACCCATTAAGCGGATTTTTGGGATCACTTATCTGGTGGCTGTTTTTCCTGTATCTGCTACTCTGGCCCCAGATGCAGTACAGACAACTCCAGCTTATGAGAGCGAGGCTTCTTCAAAAACTATCCAGAAAGAGGAACTCAACTGTAATAACAATGATCCACAGACAAGAGAGCATTGGTCTTTTTGGAATACCCTTCTACAAGTTTATCAGCATTGAGGACAGTGAGGAAATTTTAAGGGCTATAAGAATGGCTCCGAAAGATAAACCAATTGACCTAATTATTCACACTCCTGGAGGGTTGGTTTTAGCTGCAACACAGATAGCAAAAGCACTGAAGGATCACCCAGCAGAAACAAGAGTCATTATCCCCCACTATGCAATGAGCGGTGGAACTCTAATAGCCCTTGCAGCAGACAAGATAATAATGGATCCTCATGCGGTTCTTGGACCTGTTGATCCACAACTCGGACAGTATCCAGCTCCAAGCATAGTTAGGGCAGTTGAAAAGAAAGGTCCAGAAAAGGTCGATGATCAAACCCTAATTTTGGCCGATGTCGCTGAAAAGGCTATCAACCAAGTTAGGAACTTTGTTTACGAATTGCTTAAAGACAAATATGGTGAAGAAAAAGCCAAAGAGCTTGCCCAAATCCTCACAGAAGGCAGATGGACTCATGATTATCCAATAACTGTTGAAGAGGCACAAAAACTTGGTCTTCATGTAAGCACTGACGTCCCGGAGGAAGTTTATGAGTTAATGCAGCTTTATCCGCAACCAATGAAGCAGAGAGGAACAGTTGAATTTATGCCATATCCAGTTAGACAGGAAAAGAAGTGA
- a CDS encoding Mov34/MPN/PAD-1 family protein, with protein MRVKIRRELFEYLLQLARDFYPNEFGGFLREINGIFEEVLIIPKGHFGKRSIFFDPWLLPHDENIKGTVHSHPTPYGRPSKADLHFFSKFGGIHIIIAYPFEKWSVKAYTSDGKEVKIEIVD; from the coding sequence ATGAGAGTAAAGATTAGAAGAGAGCTCTTTGAGTATCTCCTCCAACTTGCAAGAGACTTCTATCCAAACGAATTTGGAGGCTTTTTGAGGGAAATAAATGGCATATTTGAGGAAGTGTTAATCATACCCAAAGGACACTTCGGAAAGCGCTCGATATTCTTTGATCCATGGCTTTTGCCTCATGATGAAAACATAAAAGGAACGGTACATTCTCATCCAACTCCCTATGGGAGACCTTCAAAAGCGGATCTGCATTTCTTTTCTAAATTTGGTGGGATTCATATAATAATCGCATATCCTTTTGAAAAATGGAGCGTAAAAGCATACACAAGTGACGGAAAGGAAGTAAAAATAGAAATTGTCGATTAG
- a CDS encoding Rid family detoxifying hydrolase, protein MKKVMIFTENAPKPIGPYSQAILVENPGKFLAISGQIPIDPESGQIVRGDIREQARQAIENLIAILEAAGATVDDVVKVTVYLRDMRDFEEFNKVYEEYFGHSKPARAVVEVSNLPKGVKVEIEAIAIFE, encoded by the coding sequence ATGAAGAAAGTCATGATTTTTACCGAAAATGCGCCTAAACCAATAGGTCCGTACAGTCAGGCTATCCTTGTTGAAAATCCCGGTAAATTCTTGGCGATTTCTGGACAAATCCCTATTGATCCAGAAAGTGGTCAGATTGTAAGAGGAGACATAAGAGAACAAGCAAGACAGGCAATTGAGAATCTCATTGCAATACTCGAAGCAGCAGGGGCTACGGTTGATGACGTAGTTAAAGTCACAGTGTATCTAAGAGATATGAGAGATTTTGAAGAGTTCAATAAAGTTTATGAGGAATATTTTGGACATTCAAAGCCTGCAAGAGCTGTCGTTGAGGTGTCAAATCTTCCAAAGGGTGTAAAGGTAGAAATTGAAGCAATTGCCATATTTGAGTGA
- a CDS encoding DUF2666 family protein produces the protein MKIEEHVMFTAKHKNWKVGDKLLVMRDENIAHFLASISNTVNMKISEYLIDVIDVAAVMSLAEDFAKGELWEAVKVLKSPKTSRKIGKMVFESDKKLKKQLVDVAKALLARETLSRMLSVYYPEDPIMELKIMLPYKEDHINFTAKHGSWIVVKRLIIDEKTELADVARLLASINETITSKLPIYAKIDLKGIDEWFAGVKKAKSDVEIKTVVDKYLHFPAHRYAPSEFEKHARIYALRKMLEKIGLSLDVPAKPLEKYLEKKS, from the coding sequence ATGAAGATTGAGGAGCACGTAATGTTTACAGCCAAACATAAAAATTGGAAGGTTGGAGACAAGCTTCTGGTAATGAGAGATGAAAACATTGCACACTTTCTGGCAAGCATCTCCAACACTGTAAATATGAAGATTTCAGAGTATCTAATTGATGTAATTGATGTGGCTGCAGTTATGTCACTGGCCGAGGATTTTGCAAAGGGGGAGCTGTGGGAGGCTGTTAAGGTTCTGAAATCCCCAAAAACTTCAAGAAAGATTGGAAAAATGGTGTTTGAAAGTGATAAAAAGCTCAAGAAACAGTTAGTAGACGTTGCAAAGGCATTACTTGCCAGGGAAACTCTTTCAAGAATGTTGAGCGTATATTACCCCGAAGATCCAATAATGGAACTTAAAATAATGCTGCCATATAAAGAGGATCATATAAACTTTACAGCTAAACATGGGAGTTGGATAGTTGTAAAGAGGCTTATTATAGACGAAAAAACCGAGCTTGCTGATGTCGCAAGGCTTTTGGCAAGTATAAATGAAACTATTACATCAAAGCTACCAATCTATGCAAAAATAGATTTAAAAGGCATTGATGAATGGTTTGCTGGAGTCAAAAAGGCAAAAAGTGATGTGGAGATAAAAACTGTCGTTGACAAATACCTCCACTTCCCTGCCCACAGATATGCACCTTCAGAATTTGAAAAGCATGCCAGGATCTATGCCTTGAGAAAAATGCTTGAAAAAATTGGGCTTAGCCTTGATGTTCCAGCAAAACCTCTTGAAAAATATTTGGAGAAAAAAAGTTGA
- the lonB gene encoding ATP-dependent protease LonB, which yields MGEEEKKEAKIEPSQEYGERLDLGIEFQTTEEIKVPDKLIDQVIGQEHAVEVIKTAARQKRHVLLIGEPGTGKSMLGQAMAELLPTEELEDILVFPNPEDENMPRIKTVPACQGKRIVERYREKAKSQESIKSYLLLFVLFVVMIAVLMDPSPQTLLMGLFVVIISIMAISNLRLKNQVLVPKLLVDNCGKRKAPFVDATGAHAGALLGDVRHDPFQSGGLGTPAHERVEPGMIHRAHKGVLFIDEIATLSIKMQQSLLTAMQEKKFPITGQSELSSGAMVRTEPVPCDFVLVAAGNLDTVEKMHPALRSRIRGYGYEIYMRTTMPDTLENRKKLVQFVAQEVKKDGKIPHFTKDAVEEIVREAQKRAGRKGHLTLRLRDLGGVVRAAGDIAVREGAKYVTREHVLRALQLAKPLEKQLADWYIERKKEYQVIKVEGGEIGRVNGLAVIGEQSGIVLPIEAVVAPAASREEGKIIVTGKLGEIAKEAVQNVSAIIKRYKGEDISNYDIHVQFLQTYEGVEGDSASISVATAVISALEEVPVKQSVAMTGSLSVRGEVLPVGGVTPKIEAAIEAGIKKVIIPKANEKDVFLSPDKAEKIEIIPVETIDQVLEIALEESEKKEKLIKRIKEALPLYPSTQS from the coding sequence ATGGGCGAGGAGGAAAAGAAAGAAGCTAAGATTGAGCCGTCTCAGGAATATGGGGAGAGACTTGATCTTGGAATTGAGTTTCAAACTACTGAGGAGATTAAAGTTCCAGATAAGCTTATCGATCAGGTTATTGGTCAAGAGCATGCTGTTGAGGTTATAAAAACCGCAGCAAGACAGAAGAGGCACGTTCTTTTAATAGGTGAGCCGGGAACCGGAAAGTCAATGCTTGGACAGGCAATGGCTGAGCTTTTGCCGACAGAAGAACTGGAGGATATTCTTGTATTCCCAAATCCTGAAGATGAAAACATGCCTCGCATTAAGACAGTCCCAGCGTGTCAAGGAAAAAGGATAGTGGAGAGATACAGGGAAAAAGCTAAGAGCCAAGAGAGCATTAAGTCCTATCTCCTGCTCTTTGTATTGTTTGTGGTTATGATAGCAGTTTTGATGGATCCCAGCCCTCAAACACTCTTGATGGGTCTCTTTGTGGTAATAATTTCAATAATGGCGATTTCCAACTTAAGACTTAAGAATCAAGTTCTTGTGCCAAAGCTCCTTGTTGATAACTGCGGAAAGAGAAAGGCACCATTTGTAGATGCCACTGGTGCACATGCTGGTGCATTGCTTGGGGATGTTAGGCATGATCCCTTCCAGAGCGGTGGGTTGGGAACACCTGCTCATGAGAGGGTAGAGCCGGGAATGATACACCGCGCTCATAAAGGAGTTCTGTTTATAGATGAGATTGCGACTCTCAGCATAAAGATGCAGCAGAGCCTTTTGACTGCAATGCAGGAGAAGAAATTCCCAATAACTGGTCAGAGTGAGCTTTCAAGCGGTGCAATGGTTAGGACAGAGCCGGTACCATGTGATTTTGTACTGGTTGCCGCAGGAAATCTTGACACAGTCGAAAAAATGCATCCTGCATTGAGATCGAGAATTAGAGGTTACGGTTATGAGATATATATGAGGACTACAATGCCCGACACCTTAGAAAACAGGAAAAAATTAGTCCAGTTTGTAGCCCAAGAAGTGAAGAAAGATGGAAAAATCCCCCACTTTACCAAAGATGCGGTTGAAGAGATAGTCAGAGAAGCCCAGAAGAGAGCTGGAAGAAAAGGACATTTAACATTAAGGCTGAGGGATCTTGGTGGTGTTGTTAGAGCTGCTGGAGATATTGCAGTTAGAGAAGGAGCGAAATACGTAACAAGGGAACATGTGCTTAGGGCTCTCCAGCTTGCAAAGCCTCTTGAAAAACAGCTTGCAGACTGGTACATTGAGAGGAAGAAGGAGTATCAGGTTATCAAAGTAGAAGGCGGCGAGATTGGTAGAGTGAACGGCTTAGCTGTCATCGGGGAACAGAGCGGTATTGTGCTTCCAATTGAAGCTGTTGTTGCCCCCGCAGCAAGCAGGGAGGAGGGTAAGATAATAGTTACCGGCAAGCTTGGCGAAATTGCAAAGGAAGCTGTTCAAAATGTCTCTGCCATCATAAAACGCTACAAAGGTGAAGACATAAGCAACTACGATATCCACGTTCAGTTCCTGCAAACTTATGAGGGGGTTGAAGGTGACTCTGCAAGCATAAGCGTTGCAACAGCGGTTATATCAGCCTTAGAGGAAGTTCCAGTCAAGCAGAGTGTAGCAATGACGGGGTCTTTAAGTGTTAGGGGTGAGGTATTACCCGTTGGTGGTGTAACTCCGAAGATCGAGGCAGCAATTGAAGCTGGGATAAAGAAAGTAATAATTCCAAAGGCGAATGAGAAGGATGTCTTCCTGAGTCCAGATAAGGCTGAAAAGATAGAGATAATCCCAGTTGAGACAATAGATCAAGTCCTTGAAATAGCACTTGAAGAATCAGAGAAGAAAGAGAAGCTCATAAAGAGGATTAAAGAAGCTCTTCCACTTTATCCATCCACACAATCATAA
- a CDS encoding glycosyltransferase family 2 protein, with amino-acid sequence MLLEIALLIIVLWDAYFFFNYIISLLRNYRIKEWAPLVTIIIPAYNEEGTIKDSIKSALSQDYPTLEVIVVDDGSEDKTFETASSIKDERLKVFRKKHEGKAKALNFGLTKAQGEIIVTTDADTVLDNSAVKELVKRFYDEGVLGVGGQVRVLVSSFLERAQDAEHLRIAMFRRAKELEDLSVAPGPISAFRKEALEKIGGFVKSRVEDYATTREIKKFGKVVYAPKAKAYTKMPSSLKTLWIQRRRWFLGDLMHLGGGFSKEWTFLILSDIIALFDVLVPLLLMIRRNWPLLAAFMAFEIITMLIPTLIEGGGMINALLFPIFLWFWALFYLTLHIHGYLCLLKSRIAQRFPPFLSRKA; translated from the coding sequence ATGCTGCTTGAAATTGCCTTATTAATTATAGTGTTGTGGGACGCCTATTTTTTCTTTAACTACATAATTAGCTTATTGCGGAATTACAGAATTAAAGAATGGGCTCCACTCGTAACCATAATCATTCCAGCATATAACGAGGAGGGAACCATCAAAGACTCAATAAAATCTGCACTTTCTCAGGATTATCCAACCTTAGAAGTTATTGTGGTTGATGATGGAAGCGAAGATAAAACGTTCGAAACTGCAAGCTCCATAAAGGATGAACGCCTAAAAGTTTTCAGAAAAAAACATGAGGGGAAGGCCAAGGCTTTAAATTTCGGATTAACCAAAGCCCAAGGAGAAATAATAGTAACAACAGATGCAGATACAGTATTGGACAATTCTGCAGTTAAAGAATTGGTAAAGCGATTCTATGATGAGGGTGTTTTAGGTGTTGGTGGACAAGTTAGAGTTTTAGTCAGCTCCTTTTTAGAAAGAGCCCAAGATGCTGAACATCTGAGAATAGCAATGTTCAGAAGAGCCAAAGAGCTTGAAGACTTAAGCGTGGCTCCTGGTCCTATAAGTGCTTTTAGAAAGGAAGCTCTGGAGAAGATAGGTGGCTTTGTCAAGAGTAGAGTTGAAGATTATGCAACCACGAGGGAAATTAAAAAATTTGGTAAGGTAGTTTATGCTCCAAAAGCCAAAGCATACACAAAGATGCCAAGTTCATTAAAAACGCTTTGGATTCAAAGGAGAAGATGGTTTTTGGGAGATTTGATGCACCTGGGAGGAGGATTCTCGAAGGAATGGACATTTCTAATTCTAAGCGACATTATAGCCCTTTTTGATGTGCTTGTGCCCCTCCTCCTGATGATTCGTAGAAATTGGCCCCTGCTTGCGGCATTCATGGCTTTTGAAATTATAACAATGCTGATCCCGACATTAATAGAAGGAGGAGGCATGATAAATGCTCTTTTATTCCCAATATTCTTATGGTTCTGGGCACTGTTCTACTTGACATTGCACATCCATGGATATTTATGTCTCCTAAAATCGAGAATTGCACAACGTTTTCCCCCTTTTCTCAGCCGTAAAGCTTAA
- a CDS encoding inorganic phosphate transporter, which translates to MEWTIIAAGFFMAWSIGANDSAKAVGIAVGSEILNFKRAVFLIGVFSLLGAFLGSSNVAHTVGSNIVPDFDISYIPFALLASALAVTFASLRGLPISTTQSIIGAIVGIGIYQGANVNWDVVLKITMAWVVSPIVAAILSILVFAIYGRIINYISKIYEIEVLYRWMIILSSAYASFNLGANELSNVVGLLKYSTSIEDNTLKMILVLALFFGALTFSYDVLMTIGRNLTQLDPLTGFSAQFGSALAVTSANIIGLPVSSGQAIIGGIIGLGLLKGQKISKRLTLNIVKGWILAPLVSCLLTLLFIKIFSVLLMPF; encoded by the coding sequence ATGGAGTGGACAATAATTGCAGCAGGATTTTTTATGGCGTGGAGCATAGGAGCCAACGACAGTGCAAAAGCTGTTGGAATTGCTGTAGGATCAGAGATTTTAAACTTTAAAAGGGCAGTTTTTTTGATTGGAGTGTTTTCCCTCTTAGGAGCATTTCTCGGCAGTTCAAATGTTGCCCACACAGTGGGTAGCAATATTGTACCAGATTTTGATATAAGCTATATTCCATTTGCGCTGTTGGCTTCTGCTCTGGCTGTAACTTTCGCTTCGCTCAGGGGTTTACCTATCTCAACCACTCAGTCAATCATAGGAGCAATCGTCGGAATTGGAATTTATCAAGGGGCTAATGTAAACTGGGACGTCGTTTTAAAAATAACCATGGCATGGGTAGTTTCCCCAATAGTAGCAGCCATATTATCCATTTTGGTCTTTGCCATATACGGGAGGATTATAAACTACATCTCAAAAATTTACGAGATTGAAGTTCTCTACAGATGGATGATAATTTTAAGTTCTGCCTACGCCTCCTTCAATCTTGGAGCAAACGAACTCTCAAACGTAGTTGGCCTCTTAAAATATTCAACCAGCATTGAGGACAATACATTAAAGATGATACTCGTGCTGGCATTGTTCTTTGGAGCCCTCACTTTCAGCTATGATGTGCTGATGACAATTGGAAGAAATTTGACCCAGCTTGATCCCTTAACAGGATTCTCAGCTCAATTTGGCTCCGCCTTAGCTGTGACATCAGCAAACATAATAGGACTCCCCGTAAGCTCTGGCCAGGCAATTATTGGAGGGATTATAGGATTGGGACTCCTGAAAGGACAGAAAATCAGCAAACGTCTTACCTTAAATATCGTAAAAGGATGGATTTTGGCACCTTTGGTTTCTTGTTTATTGACTTTGTTATTTATCAAAATTTTTAGTGTTTTGCTAATGCCATTTTAA
- the tgtA gene encoding tRNA guanosine(15) transglycosylase TgtA, whose amino-acid sequence MFKFEVKARDAAGRIGRLEVNGKKIETPAIMPVINPKQLVVTPKELRKMGFHIIITNSYIIYRDKELRQKALEMGIHKLLDYDGIIEVDSGSFQLMRYGGVEVTNREIIEFQHKIGVDIGTFLDIPTVPDAPREKAEEDLRITLKRAKEAEEIKQIPMNATVQGSTYLDLRTYAAKKLSEMNFEIHPIGAVVPLMESYRYKDLVDVVVASKLGLRPDRPVHLFGAGHPMIFALAVAMGIDLFDSASYALYAKDDRYLTPEGTKHLSELEYFPCSCPVCSRYTPQELKEMPKEERVKMLALHNLWVIREEINRVKQAIKEGELWRLVDERSRSHPKLFSAYKRLLEYKDYLEENEPITKSSAFFKVSEEIMGTPIVWRAKQRAERVKQKFSETINHPIFGEIPKYLGLSYPFAQSEGEEEFTIEKPKKNKARLYIQAVAEYQFGEGAAEAFKDAFVELSRKTGMPRQIKAKGKHLATFRAEDGLLTLGIEGAKRLHQILPYPRMRVVVNEDAEPFARKGKNVFAKFVIDADENIRPYDEVLVVNRNDELLATGQTLLSGKELKIFQQGLAVKVRRGIEK is encoded by the coding sequence ATGTTCAAGTTTGAGGTAAAAGCGAGAGACGCTGCTGGCAGGATTGGAAGGCTTGAAGTTAATGGAAAGAAAATTGAAACTCCAGCCATCATGCCCGTGATCAACCCAAAACAGCTCGTAGTGACCCCAAAAGAGCTGAGAAAGATGGGATTCCACATAATAATTACAAACTCGTACATCATTTACAGGGATAAAGAGCTGAGACAAAAAGCTCTTGAAATGGGAATTCATAAGCTTTTGGACTACGACGGCATAATTGAAGTTGATTCCGGCTCATTCCAGCTCATGCGCTATGGAGGAGTTGAAGTCACAAACAGAGAGATCATTGAATTTCAGCATAAAATCGGTGTAGATATTGGAACATTTCTTGATATTCCCACAGTTCCAGACGCTCCAAGGGAAAAAGCTGAAGAAGACCTGAGGATAACCTTGAAGAGAGCTAAGGAAGCTGAGGAGATAAAGCAGATTCCGATGAACGCAACGGTTCAAGGCTCAACGTACCTCGACTTAAGGACTTATGCTGCCAAGAAGCTCAGCGAGATGAACTTTGAGATTCATCCAATCGGGGCGGTTGTTCCTTTGATGGAGTCCTACCGTTACAAGGACTTAGTTGACGTTGTTGTCGCTTCAAAGCTCGGATTGAGACCTGACAGACCCGTTCATCTCTTCGGCGCTGGGCATCCGATGATATTTGCCTTGGCTGTTGCTATGGGAATTGACTTGTTTGATTCGGCATCATATGCCTTGTATGCAAAAGATGACCGCTACTTAACTCCAGAAGGGACTAAGCATCTAAGTGAGCTCGAATACTTCCCATGCTCCTGTCCAGTCTGCTCCCGTTATACACCCCAAGAGCTTAAGGAAATGCCAAAAGAGGAAAGGGTTAAGATGCTTGCACTCCACAACCTCTGGGTGATTAGAGAAGAAATCAACAGAGTAAAGCAGGCAATAAAGGAGGGAGAACTTTGGAGGTTAGTTGATGAGCGCTCAAGGTCTCATCCAAAGCTTTTCTCTGCGTACAAGAGGCTGCTTGAGTACAAAGACTATCTTGAAGAAAATGAGCCAATAACAAAAAGCTCGGCTTTCTTTAAAGTTAGCGAAGAAATAATGGGAACACCCATAGTCTGGAGAGCCAAGCAGAGGGCTGAAAGGGTTAAGCAGAAGTTCTCTGAAACTATAAACCATCCAATCTTTGGTGAAATTCCAAAGTATTTGGGCTTGAGCTATCCTTTTGCCCAGAGTGAAGGAGAAGAAGAATTCACAATTGAGAAGCCAAAGAAAAACAAGGCAAGGCTCTACATCCAAGCTGTGGCAGAATACCAATTTGGCGAAGGGGCTGCTGAAGCTTTCAAAGATGCATTTGTTGAGCTGTCAAGGAAGACAGGAATGCCGAGGCAGATAAAAGCCAAGGGCAAGCATTTAGCAACATTTAGAGCTGAAGATGGATTGTTGACACTTGGAATTGAAGGGGCAAAGAGGCTTCACCAGATTTTACCTTATCCAAGGATGAGAGTCGTTGTCAATGAGGATGCAGAGCCTTTTGCAAGAAAAGGAAAGAACGTCTTTGCAAAGTTCGTGATTGATGCTGATGAAAATATAAGACCCTATGATGAGGTTTTGGTTGTCAACAGAAACGATGAGCTTT